The Planctomycetaceae bacterium genome includes the window CTCATCAGTCCTATTCAATGTTGTTTCTCGCGACGGGAAACTCGCTGTTTGAAACTTTGATGCTGAATCTCGTCTGGTACGACCCCACGCATCCGATTCCCAGCCGCAAAGATTTGCCGACCTGGGAGCAGGACTCAGTCGCCACGAACAATCGAGCGCCTCGCGGATATCTGGAGTCACTGACGTGGCAGCCTCGACGGATCCGGCTCATCCCTGAAGAAAACGGTGTTCGCGAAATTGTCTATATCAAGGGGCCACGCTGCGAACATGTGGCCCTTCGGCCTGACCCGATGCTCGCTTATCGGGCCAGCAAGCAGTCCGGTGTTTACCCGTATTCATTTTCTCCGGAACGAGCGTTGTGGCGGGATTCTTCCGCATTGTTTCTCGCCACAACGACCGACAGTTCGCCCGAGTTTTTTCGGCCAGACATCCTGACGCACCTGATGAATCTGTCCATGCCTGGCCGGGAGTATCTGGACTCCAACCGCGAACTGGATCTCAAGGCGTTCGGCATCCTCGGTAAGAACGCGGCCATTGAATTCTGGCGGGCCGAATCTTTACCGCTTCCCCTCGCATTCCTGAGCAGTAGCGAACTGGTCGGCCATCTGCAGAATGCACTGAGCTATGCTGAAGCAGCCGGGCGGTTCTTGTTTGGATGCAGTAAGTCGTTTGCGACGCAATTGTTGGCTCCGGATGGACGCAAGCCGGATGCAACACGAGTCACAACCATTGCCAGATCTCTTGCCCCGGATCGACCCTATTGGTCGCGTCTGGAATTGCCGTTTCGGGAGCTACTTCATGAGCTGGCAGACCAGCCGGATGATCGCGAATTACTGGTGGCCAAATGGGGCTGGCAGACCGTCCGCATGATGGCGATTCAGGCGTTTGAGGAGACCACACAACAACTGGACCACTCGGCG containing:
- the casA gene encoding type I-E CRISPR-associated protein Cse1/CasA; this translates as MDKQTFNLIEKPFIPCVIANGERVEFGLLETLARAHEIRELRDESPLVTIALHRLLLAILHRNFGPDSYDSWKTLWDAGKFDTRKLSDYFEAWYTRFDLFDDQHPFYQDASLQADKVDAAARLVRHVAQTFTDSLFNHTIQNSFPLLSFAEVARHLIVEQSLAMSGGAGYVSSHQSYSMLFLATGNSLFETLMLNLVWYDPTHPIPSRKDLPTWEQDSVATNNRAPRGYLESLTWQPRRIRLIPEENGVREIVYIKGPRCEHVALRPDPMLAYRASKQSGVYPYSFSPERALWRDSSALFLATTTDSSPEFFRPDILTHLMNLSMPGREYLDSNRELDLKAFGILGKNAAIEFWRAESLPLPLAFLSSSELVGHLQNALSYAEAAGRFLFGCSKSFATQLLAPDGRKPDATRVTTIARSLAPDRPYWSRLELPFRELLHELADQPDDRELLVAKWGWQTVRMMAIQAFEETTQQLDHSARTLRAATVAMAQLRGQLHKQFSNLKEFIDDNEKLHITTAVAD